One Neisseria sicca genomic region harbors:
- the cas10 gene encoding type III-B CRISPR-associated protein Cas10/Cmr2 has translation MTQYVLTLSIGPVQGFIASARRSRDLWSGSWLLSEMAKAAAKSLFEAGAQMVFPFVDETTKDRLEPCDRMDNNFSVGNKIQVQVEAADDAAVRDLVEQAKAAAQSRFETIARQARQDLNAALRDEIWQMQLNDYLEIQAAWARITEKGYSDASQRAASALAARKATRDFTPAHAADAWDNRFMLPKSSLDGARETVLLEKANGDADLSDVARRKLGLSRSEQLDCAGIVKRLGGNSEQFTPVTRVAADAWLQGLPENELSKLCDAYEPLIALNLATRVKGNQGIYSDFPFDGQLLYRNRLDAALSDNKNSADASEKLSKLKNVLKTIWHKYGEPCSYWAMLLADGDRMGELLDRAKTIEEHQAITEVLSTFAESVPAKMRDFRAQCVYAGGDDVLGFVALDKAVGCADALRQAFSDSLKKVSDVLKAEKTPTLSVGLAICHISTPLGNVRRLAKHAEKVAKGDNYPADQQRNGLGITLSVRSGSDSDWRVQWSDEAGLAAFKKWQNRYQKKEISSRIAYDSRDIFMRTDFPKSADLSFELHQNIRQAEFTRMLDRARNMSGGELKDDVKKELKARLDALQRQLGSEHTGALNIFATELIIARWLAAKTQNDLGQEAQS, from the coding sequence ATGACTCAATACGTTTTAACCCTATCCATCGGTCCTGTACAGGGATTCATTGCTTCGGCACGGCGGAGTCGGGATTTATGGAGCGGTTCTTGGCTGTTGTCGGAAATGGCGAAGGCTGCTGCAAAGAGTTTGTTTGAAGCCGGAGCGCAGATGGTGTTTCCGTTTGTGGATGAGACGACCAAAGACCGTTTAGAGCCTTGTGACCGGATGGATAATAATTTTTCAGTCGGCAACAAAATTCAAGTGCAGGTTGAGGCGGCTGATGATGCCGCCGTGCGCGATTTGGTCGAACAGGCGAAAGCGGCGGCACAGTCACGGTTTGAAACCATAGCACGGCAGGCGCGGCAGGATTTGAACGCAGCTTTGCGCGATGAAATCTGGCAGATGCAACTTAATGATTATTTGGAAATCCAGGCTGCATGGGCGCGGATAACCGAAAAAGGTTATTCAGATGCAAGCCAACGTGCCGCATCGGCTTTGGCGGCACGTAAGGCAACACGCGATTTTACGCCGGCACATGCGGCTGATGCTTGGGACAATCGGTTTATGTTGCCTAAATCTTCACTGGATGGCGCACGTGAAACCGTATTGTTGGAAAAAGCAAACGGCGATGCCGACTTGTCTGATGTGGCAAGACGCAAGCTGGGTTTGAGTCGATCGGAGCAGTTGGATTGCGCAGGAATTGTGAAGCGTTTGGGCGGCAATAGCGAACAGTTTACGCCCGTTACCCGTGTAGCCGCAGATGCTTGGCTGCAAGGTTTGCCTGAAAATGAGTTAAGCAAACTTTGCGATGCTTACGAACCTTTAATTGCGCTGAATTTAGCGACTCGTGTAAAGGGCAATCAAGGCATTTACTCAGATTTTCCGTTTGATGGGCAGTTGCTGTACCGCAATCGGTTGGATGCTGCTTTGTCAGACAATAAAAACAGTGCGGATGCATCAGAAAAATTATCAAAGTTGAAAAATGTTTTAAAAACGATTTGGCACAAATATGGCGAACCATGCAGCTACTGGGCGATGTTGCTGGCAGACGGCGACCGCATGGGCGAGTTGCTGGATCGTGCGAAAACGATTGAAGAGCATCAAGCGATTACCGAAGTATTATCTACATTTGCCGAAAGTGTACCTGCGAAAATGCGCGATTTCCGGGCGCAATGCGTTTATGCGGGTGGCGATGATGTATTGGGCTTTGTCGCGCTGGATAAGGCGGTTGGTTGCGCGGATGCGTTGCGACAAGCATTTTCAGACAGCTTGAAAAAAGTGTCAGATGTTTTGAAAGCAGAAAAAACGCCCACATTGTCCGTCGGTTTGGCGATTTGCCACATCAGCACGCCGCTCGGCAATGTACGCCGTTTGGCAAAACACGCGGAGAAAGTGGCAAAAGGCGACAATTATCCTGCCGATCAACAGCGCAATGGATTGGGGATTACCTTGTCCGTGCGTTCAGGCTCGGACAGCGATTGGCGTGTGCAATGGAGTGATGAAGCAGGTTTGGCAGCATTTAAAAAATGGCAAAACCGGTATCAGAAGAAAGAAATCAGCAGCCGTATTGCCTACGACAGCCGCGATATCTTTATGCGCACGGATTTTCCGAAATCCGCCGATTTATCCTTCGAGCTGCACCAAAATATCCGCCAAGCCGAGTTTACCCGAATGCTCGATAGGGCGCGAAATATGTCGGGCGGTGAATTGAAAGACGATGTGAAGAAAGAGCTGAAAGCCCGACTGGATGCCTTGCAACGTCAGCTTGGCAGCGAACACACCGGCGCACTCAATATCTTCGCCACCGAGTTAATCATTGCCCGCTGGCTCGCAGCCAAAACACAAAACGATTTAGGACAGGAGGCGCAATCATGA
- a CDS encoding IS5 family transposase: MSTFFQQTAQAMIAKHIDRFPLLKLDQVIDWQPIEQYLNRQRTRYLRDHRGRPAYPLLSMFKAVLLGQWHSLSDPELEHSLITRIDFNLFCRFDELNIPDYSTLCRYRNWLAQDDTLSELLKLINCQLAEKNLKVEKASAAVVDATIIQTAGSKQRQAIEVDEEGQVSGQTTPSKDSDARRTKKNGLYKLGYKQHTRTDEEGYIEKLHITPANTHECNHLSPLLEGIAEGTTVYADKGYDSKENRQHLKEHQLLDGIMRKACRNRPLTEVQTKRNRYLSKTRYVVEQSFGTLHRKFRYARAAYFGLLKVSAQSHLKAMCLNLLKAANRLSVPVAA, encoded by the coding sequence ATGAGCACCTTCTTCCAGCAAACCGCACAAGCCATGATCGCCAAACACATCGACCGCTTCCCACTATTGAAGTTGGATCAGGTGATTGATTGGCAGCCGATCGAACAATACCTGAATCGTCAAAGAACCCGTTACCTTAGAGACCACCGAGGGCGTCCTGCCTATCCCCTGTTGTCCATGTTCAAAGCCGTCCTGCTCGGACAATGGCACAGCCTCTCCGATCCCGAACTCGAACACAGCCTCATCACCCGCATCGATTTCAACCTGTTTTGCCGTTTTGACGAACTGAACATCCCCGATTACAGCACCTTATGCCGCTACCGCAACTGGCTGGCGCAAGACGACACCCTGTCCGAATTGCTCAAACTAATTAACTGCCAACTGGCCGAAAAAAACCTAAAAGTAGAGAAGGCATCCGCCGCCGTCGTTGACGCCACCATTATTCAGACCGCCGGCAGCAAACAGCGTCAGGCCATAGAAGTTGATGAAGAAGGACAAGTCAGCGGACAAACCACACCGAGTAAAGACAGCGATGCCCGCCGGACAAAGAAAAACGGCCTCTACAAACTCGGTTACAAACAACATACCCGTACCGATGAGGAAGGCTATATCGAGAAACTGCACATCACTCCTGCCAATACCCATGAGTGCAACCATCTGTCCCCTTTGTTGGAAGGCATTGCCGAAGGTACGACCGTCTATGCCGACAAAGGCTACGACAGTAAGGAAAACCGGCAACATCTGAAAGAGCATCAGTTGTTAGACGGCATTATGCGCAAAGCCTGCCGCAATCGTCCGCTGACGGAAGTGCAAACCAAACGCAACCGATATTTGTCGAAGACCCGTTATGTGGTCGAACAAAGCTTCGGTACGCTGCACCGTAAATTCCGCTACGCCCGGGCAGCCTATTTTGGTCTGCTCAAAGTGAGTGCGCAAAGCCATCTAAAGGCGATGTGTTTAAACCTGTTGAAAGCGGCTAACAGGCTAAGTGTGCCTGTTGCCGCCTAA
- a CDS encoding type II toxin-antitoxin system RatA family toxin, protein MKKVEKNILVLHSAEQMFELVDKVEDYPKFLPWYSKTEVIERKNNELKARLFMDYMRVRQSFATHNHNIPGKEIRMDLLEGPFKILRGTWKFLDLGDDMCKVEFKLEYEFSNSVLSAMISPVFSHLSGALVDAFVKEADRRYA, encoded by the coding sequence ATGAAAAAGGTTGAGAAGAATATCTTGGTTTTGCACAGCGCGGAGCAAATGTTTGAGTTGGTCGATAAGGTTGAAGACTATCCGAAATTTTTGCCCTGGTACAGTAAAACTGAAGTTATCGAACGAAAAAACAATGAGTTGAAAGCGCGTCTTTTTATGGACTATATGCGTGTCCGCCAATCATTTGCTACGCACAATCACAATATTCCCGGTAAGGAAATCCGAATGGATTTGTTGGAAGGACCTTTTAAAATCTTGCGGGGAACATGGAAATTCTTAGATTTGGGCGACGATATGTGCAAAGTTGAATTTAAATTGGAATATGAATTTTCCAACTCTGTCTTATCTGCCATGATTTCGCCTGTTTTCAGCCATTTGTCCGGAGCATTGGTTGATGCGTTCGTTAAAGAAGCGGATCGCCGTTATGCTTGA
- a CDS encoding type III-B CRISPR module-associated protein Cmr3 codes for MNSYFLDALAPLVFRSGKPFGSQSDTDDIQFPPPSAAAGLVRTQIMGQSGCDWDSKTQGNRAKLSDAQVDELRQIAVQGAFLAKQDISDDLRILLPKPANALYLKNKETDKTELVRLAPQAFGSDTAADFPQADLLPVQIQSSIKGKPQSGATYWDLADLLAWQNGGKLVFEDINKRGAQSLPIETRTHVGIDRKTLAAEDGRLFQTAAYDFAESARKHHQGWESHRYGFVIRTAADLQDNSVVRFGGEGRLSRLNKISDDVFKQPEYAYTNGLMLTLLTPALFDKGWLPGWLDSQTLTGKLPHTNLQVKLRAAAIDRWLPVSGWDLQQHAPKAMRKAVSAGAVYWFEIQSGNPAELTQAQWQAFSDSEQDRRDGFGIGLIGPWQSI; via the coding sequence ATGAACAGCTATTTTTTAGACGCACTTGCGCCGTTGGTGTTCCGCAGCGGCAAACCGTTTGGATCGCAGTCGGATACCGATGATATTCAATTTCCGCCACCCTCCGCGGCAGCAGGTTTGGTACGCACGCAAATCATGGGGCAGAGCGGCTGTGATTGGGACAGTAAAACCCAAGGCAATCGAGCCAAGTTGTCGGACGCACAAGTCGATGAATTACGCCAAATTGCCGTACAGGGCGCGTTTTTAGCGAAACAGGATATTTCAGACGACCTGAGAATCCTATTGCCCAAACCTGCCAACGCCCTGTATTTAAAAAACAAAGAGACAGATAAAACCGAGCTCGTCCGTCTCGCGCCGCAAGCCTTTGGCAGCGATACGGCAGCGGATTTCCCCCAAGCCGATTTATTGCCCGTACAAATCCAATCGTCCATCAAAGGCAAGCCTCAAAGTGGCGCAACGTATTGGGATTTGGCAGATCTGCTGGCTTGGCAAAACGGCGGGAAGTTGGTGTTTGAAGACATCAATAAACGCGGCGCACAATCGCTGCCGATTGAAACGCGTACCCATGTCGGCATAGACCGAAAAACACTTGCAGCCGAAGACGGGCGTTTGTTTCAAACAGCCGCTTACGATTTTGCCGAATCTGCGCGGAAGCATCATCAGGGCTGGGAAAGCCACCGCTATGGTTTCGTGATACGCACGGCAGCCGATTTGCAAGATAACAGCGTAGTGCGTTTTGGCGGAGAAGGAAGGCTGTCGCGGCTGAATAAAATTTCAGACGACGTATTCAAACAGCCCGAATACGCATATACAAACGGATTGATGCTCACCTTGCTGACGCCTGCCTTGTTTGACAAAGGCTGGCTGCCCGGCTGGTTGGACAGCCAAACCTTAACAGGCAAACTCCCGCATACCAACCTGCAAGTCAAACTCCGCGCCGCCGCCATAGACCGTTGGCTGCCCGTTTCAGGTTGGGATTTGCAGCAGCATGCACCAAAAGCCATGCGAAAAGCCGTTTCGGCAGGCGCAGTGTATTGGTTTGAAATACAAAGCGGCAACCCGGCCGAACTTACCCAAGCCCAATGGCAGGCATTCAGCGACAGCGAACAAGACCGACGCGACGGCTTCGGCATCGGATTGATCGGCCCGTGGCAGAGCATTTAA
- the cmr4 gene encoding type III-B CRISPR module RAMP protein Cmr4, translating into MNTRIFHLHALSALHVGTGQGIGAVDLPIARSRATNLPLVPGSALKGVLRDEAKEKWHVSEDDIQALFGADSQADKENIHAGAAAFGDAHLLLLPIRSFAGTVAFATCPFILQRYARDVRGILPESPKVPALKDSASVPENTVLRVSGSQIALEDLDIGSETSTEAKQWAEHIAAAVYPENTANSEAWREQLCQRFIILPDSTFSFLADTATEIRMRIRIDRETRIVKEGALWSEENLPAESVLYGILAIDKSRHSRNAKSADELSALIPAGETQIQIGGKHTVGRGLCRLVLSDDLTKGE; encoded by the coding sequence ATGAACACCCGAATTTTTCACCTACATGCCTTATCCGCCCTCCACGTCGGCACAGGTCAAGGCATCGGCGCAGTAGACTTGCCCATCGCCCGCAGCCGCGCCACCAATCTGCCGCTCGTCCCCGGCAGCGCGCTCAAAGGCGTATTGCGTGATGAAGCCAAAGAAAAATGGCATGTCAGCGAAGACGACATTCAAGCCCTGTTTGGCGCAGACAGCCAAGCCGATAAAGAAAATATTCATGCCGGTGCCGCCGCCTTTGGCGATGCACATCTATTGCTGCTTCCGATCCGCTCGTTTGCCGGAACAGTCGCCTTTGCCACTTGCCCCTTTATCCTGCAACGTTATGCACGCGATGTACGCGGGATACTGCCGGAAAGCCCCAAAGTACCCGCTTTAAAAGATAGCGCATCCGTACCGGAAAATACCGTGTTGCGCGTTTCAGGCAGCCAAATCGCGCTGGAAGATTTGGATATCGGCAGCGAAACCAGTACCGAAGCCAAACAATGGGCAGAACACATTGCCGCCGCCGTTTACCCCGAAAACACGGCAAACAGCGAAGCATGGCGCGAACAGCTCTGCCAACGCTTCATTATCCTGCCCGACAGCACATTCTCCTTCTTAGCCGATACCGCAACCGAAATCCGCATGCGCATCAGAATCGACCGCGAAACACGCATCGTCAAAGAAGGCGCGCTCTGGTCGGAAGAAAACCTGCCTGCCGAAAGCGTGTTGTACGGCATTTTAGCCATCGACAAATCGCGCCACAGCCGCAACGCCAAAAGCGCAGACGAACTCTCCGCATTGATTCCCGCAGGCGAGACCCAAATCCAAATCGGCGGCAAGCATACAGTCGGACGCGGCCTCTGTCGTCTCGTACTTTCAGACGACCTGACAAAAGGGGAATAA
- a CDS encoding RnfH family protein: protein MLEIEVVYGLPGKQVLKKMNVQNGCTAREAVCQSGLDEIFSELDLQTAPLGIFGKSVKDETLLRDKDRIEIYRPLLIDPKEARRKRVQNQD from the coding sequence ATGCTTGAGATTGAAGTCGTTTACGGTTTGCCCGGCAAGCAAGTGTTGAAAAAAATGAATGTGCAAAATGGCTGCACGGCGCGTGAAGCGGTATGCCAAAGCGGGCTGGATGAAATATTTTCTGAATTGGACTTACAAACTGCTCCGCTGGGAATTTTTGGCAAATCAGTTAAAGATGAGACGCTTCTTCGCGATAAAGATCGGATTGAAATTTATCGCCCATTATTGATTGATCCTAAAGAGGCACGCCGCAAACGTGTACAGAATCAGGATTGA
- the cmr5 gene encoding type III-B CRISPR module-associated protein Cmr5: MPHIRSQKYAQRALGLIQRVKEKNEKVKEYRTLALNFPTMILQSGLAQAIGFLQAKGKEEHLLLLAHIAELLEENENSLHKKILEADLPHYQLLTRQAIEAASSLKRYTQALLPKPKDEQGGQS; encoded by the coding sequence ATGCCACACATCCGCTCGCAAAAATACGCCCAACGCGCATTAGGCTTGATTCAAAGAGTCAAAGAGAAAAACGAAAAAGTCAAAGAATACCGCACGCTTGCGCTGAATTTCCCCACCATGATCCTGCAATCCGGGCTTGCCCAAGCCATCGGCTTTTTACAAGCCAAAGGCAAAGAAGAGCACCTGCTCCTACTGGCGCACATTGCCGAATTGTTGGAAGAAAACGAAAACAGCCTGCACAAGAAAATCTTAGAAGCAGACTTACCGCATTACCAACTCCTCACGCGCCAAGCCATAGAAGCCGCCTCCAGCCTCAAACGCTACACCCAAGCCCTGCTGCCCAAACCCAAAGACGAACAAGGGGGACAATCATGA
- the cmr1 gene encoding type III-B CRISPR module RAMP protein Cmr1, with protein MALLIPDFGPMEKLPESKEAWQEIYCELVTPIYGGGVQAAMPDVLMPIRATAIRGQLRFWWRLLAQQKWNLKEKSLREAEFRLWGGIGEEAAASLVFLRVLDVLNVKQISYFQGSLDSSLPSDKKVRSKSKSNDLKPYAYVLFPMDSEEKREKTLLIKEGLTWTLQWRLSEKANETDREQVLETLRWWVNFGGIGARTRRGCGAFVVKDSSNPVFKQPLSIDEVMKAGCKLVLRTSTNHALLAWKEAVQRLRDFRQGVGIGRNHPSSDTTKPAGRSRWSEPDEIRRITRTHSDRHKPEHPAGDLFARGVFGMPIIFHFVGGDEPADTTLQPKRKERMASPLIIRPVWDGKGGFQAAALSLPLDKVLNVSAELLEKKQNKVTVHSVTLWDEGKAQKVKPLSENRGGNPIDAFLNYFTK; from the coding sequence ATGGCTTTATTAATACCCGATTTTGGGCCGATGGAAAAACTGCCTGAAAGCAAGGAGGCTTGGCAGGAAATTTACTGTGAGCTTGTGACGCCTATTTATGGCGGTGGTGTTCAGGCAGCCATGCCTGATGTCTTGATGCCCATTCGTGCTACAGCGATTCGTGGTCAGTTACGTTTTTGGTGGCGGCTGTTAGCTCAGCAAAAATGGAATTTGAAAGAAAAAAGTTTGCGTGAAGCGGAATTTCGTTTGTGGGGCGGTATCGGTGAAGAAGCTGCTGCGAGTTTGGTGTTTTTGCGTGTGCTTGATGTATTAAATGTTAAACAGATTTCTTATTTTCAAGGCAGCTTGGATTCGTCTCTACCTTCAGATAAAAAAGTACGTTCGAAGAGTAAGAGTAATGATTTAAAACCTTATGCTTATGTTTTGTTTCCGATGGATAGTGAGGAAAAACGTGAAAAAACGTTATTGATTAAAGAGGGTTTGACTTGGACCTTGCAATGGCGTTTGAGTGAAAAGGCAAACGAAACAGATAGGGAACAGGTTTTGGAAACTTTACGCTGGTGGGTAAATTTTGGAGGGATTGGTGCGCGTACCCGGCGCGGATGTGGTGCGTTTGTGGTTAAGGACAGTTCTAATCCTGTTTTCAAACAGCCTTTGAGTATTGATGAAGTAATGAAGGCAGGTTGCAAATTGGTGCTGCGCACAAGTACTAATCATGCTTTATTAGCTTGGAAAGAAGCAGTCCAACGATTACGCGATTTTCGGCAAGGTGTAGGTATTGGACGCAATCATCCCTCATCTGATACGACGAAACCTGCCGGTCGCAGCCGTTGGTCGGAACCTGATGAAATTCGCCGTATAACGCGAACACATTCTGATCGGCATAAACCGGAACATCCTGCCGGAGATTTATTTGCGCGCGGTGTATTCGGTATGCCGATTATTTTTCATTTTGTTGGTGGTGATGAGCCAGCAGATACAACGTTACAGCCTAAACGTAAGGAACGTATGGCCAGCCCTTTAATTATTCGCCCTGTTTGGGATGGCAAGGGAGGCTTTCAGGCTGCCGCATTGAGCCTGCCTTTGGATAAGGTTTTAAATGTTTCTGCCGAGTTATTAGAAAAAAAACAAAATAAGGTAACTGTACACTCAGTAACGCTGTGGGATGAAGGCAAGGCACAGAAGGTTAAGCCGTTAAGTGAAAACAGAGGTGGTAATCCAATTGATGCGTTTTTGAATTATTTTACGAAATAA
- the cas6 gene encoding CRISPR system precrRNA processing endoribonuclease RAMP protein Cas6: MNPLNLPSELPIARYRLHFTLTHDLQLPPYAASTLRGVFGHALLAAACTCDTPQTPHLPDCPYAQIFEPAPCADLPSSVRQSPPPPYLIETPLIAPTHFPAGADYAFDLVLFGRARHSLPLIAAVFTQAFARGLGANNAGKGELSGIAVQQADGSFLTISERGSPIALHDNHIRLPERYPTQACIQLLTPLRIQQKGRILRETELTQAVFLRQLMRRYLTLAHLNWGNHANAAELSAQIGGQGVPPRLSWHEHRRFSNRQKQITPLSGAIGTWELTGLTPAFSQMLYIGQWLHLGKETVFGNGQYRIIQAA; encoded by the coding sequence ATGAATCCGCTTAATCTTCCTTCGGAATTGCCCATAGCCCGCTATCGTTTGCATTTCACGCTGACGCATGATTTGCAGCTTCCGCCCTATGCAGCTTCGACCTTGCGCGGGGTGTTCGGGCATGCGCTTTTGGCTGCCGCGTGTACCTGCGACACGCCTCAAACGCCGCATCTTCCCGATTGCCCCTACGCGCAGATTTTCGAGCCGGCGCCTTGTGCCGACTTGCCCAGCAGCGTCCGCCAAAGTCCGCCGCCGCCTTATCTGATCGAAACGCCGCTGATTGCACCCACGCATTTTCCGGCGGGGGCGGATTATGCGTTTGATTTGGTGTTGTTTGGCAGGGCGCGGCACAGCCTGCCTTTGATTGCCGCCGTCTTTACCCAAGCCTTTGCCAGAGGGCTGGGGGCAAACAATGCGGGCAAGGGCGAATTGAGCGGCATTGCGGTACAGCAGGCGGACGGCAGTTTTCTGACGATCAGCGAACGCGGCAGCCCGATCGCGCTGCACGACAACCATATCAGGCTGCCCGAACGCTACCCCACCCAAGCGTGTATCCAGCTGCTTACGCCTCTGCGTATCCAACAGAAAGGCAGGATTTTGCGCGAAACCGAGCTGACGCAGGCGGTTTTCCTGCGCCAGCTTATGCGCCGCTATCTGACGCTTGCCCATCTGAATTGGGGCAATCATGCCAACGCTGCCGAGCTGTCCGCCCAAATCGGCGGACAAGGTGTCCCGCCCCGGCTTTCATGGCACGAACACCGCCGTTTTTCCAACCGCCAAAAGCAGATTACGCCCCTTAGCGGCGCAATCGGTACATGGGAGCTGACCGGCCTTACGCCCGCCTTCTCGCAAATGCTGTATATCGGGCAATGGCTGCACTTGGGCAAAGAAACGGTATTCGGCAACGGGCAATACCGCATTATCCAAGCCGCTTGA
- a CDS encoding Card1-like endonuclease domain-containing protein, translating to MHPIPHYFIILSEHNIAEYRACLDLQPQNVHLIVTGWIAGKNAHTRFKNTLEQSEQFNGKIHEIGFQSDSQLIGERTEEIQMWLDTVFKAYCAEHHIANNAILNITGGTKILSQLLAAQTGIWQELHYQAFQRDSNQIHIDRLNPDNLAFLGEIVLSDRFSLRDSLKLYADEIKKHSPNPIAKHPDSLPLAQMRFAAQSMQQPENGNLFPAVMPVLENVWTQEDHQDQKEILLEWQAFGLAQPDELKPFLEKLINLIDLQGQIRLDEKGLILPVKYNKKTLNYWRKWISGGWFEQLIYTWFKENGVKDEELETGLQLIRGESQGNETDILLFRKNQLIFCELKSDLSSKSKLADPLRQVIDQSLNMGKVRRVLILSPKIQNDHQKDESKKQKWTAFERNCAAKNIQIIIAHDKEALKALTS from the coding sequence ATGCACCCAATTCCACACTACTTCATCATCCTTTCCGAACACAACATCGCCGAATACCGCGCCTGCCTCGATTTACAGCCCCAAAACGTCCATCTCATCGTCACCGGCTGGATAGCCGGTAAAAACGCACACACCCGTTTCAAAAACACGCTCGAGCAAAGCGAACAATTTAACGGCAAAATCCACGAAATCGGCTTTCAAAGCGACAGCCAACTCATCGGCGAACGAACCGAAGAAATCCAAATGTGGCTGGATACCGTCTTCAAAGCCTACTGCGCCGAACACCACATTGCAAACAACGCCATACTCAACATCACAGGCGGCACAAAAATCCTGTCCCAGCTGCTTGCCGCCCAAACCGGCATATGGCAGGAGCTGCACTACCAAGCCTTCCAACGCGACAGCAACCAAATCCACATAGACCGCCTCAATCCCGACAACTTGGCATTTCTGGGCGAAATCGTCCTATCCGACCGATTCTCCCTGCGCGACAGCTTGAAACTCTACGCCGACGAAATCAAAAAGCACAGCCCCAACCCCATTGCCAAACATCCCGACAGCCTGCCCCTTGCCCAAATGCGTTTTGCCGCCCAAAGCATGCAGCAGCCTGAAAACGGCAACCTGTTCCCCGCCGTTATGCCCGTATTGGAAAACGTATGGACACAAGAGGATCACCAAGACCAAAAAGAAATCCTGCTTGAATGGCAAGCGTTCGGGCTTGCACAACCCGACGAACTCAAACCCTTTCTTGAAAAGCTGATCAACCTGATTGACCTGCAAGGTCAGATCCGCCTGGACGAAAAAGGACTGATCTTACCCGTCAAATACAATAAAAAAACGCTCAACTACTGGAGAAAATGGATAAGCGGTGGCTGGTTTGAACAACTCATTTACACATGGTTTAAAGAAAACGGCGTGAAAGACGAAGAACTGGAGACAGGTTTGCAACTGATACGAGGAGAAAGTCAGGGCAACGAAACCGACATTTTGCTGTTCCGTAAAAACCAACTGATTTTTTGCGAACTCAAATCCGATTTAAGCTCCAAAAGCAAGCTGGCAGACCCGCTAAGGCAAGTGATTGACCAAAGCCTCAACATGGGCAAAGTGCGCCGCGTCCTGATTTTGTCGCCCAAAATCCAGAATGATCACCAAAAAGACGAAAGTAAAAAACAAAAATGGACGGCATTCGAGCGCAACTGCGCCGCCAAAAATATCCAAATCATCATTGCCCACGATAAAGAAGCGCTGAAAGCCCTGACAAGCTGA
- a CDS encoding RAMP superfamily CRISPR-associated protein yields MTISLMRESLKKLISDDLKDAHAGLLMQRGLTKWDKDDKQAKAELIQKIVKIPTPKKDSLYALAFTRWVRATSDTDRFATLAAGISGRLYTGLNSAGALETGISTSHTYGMPLIAGSSVKGIARSHAESLGLDKAHLTVLFGDDSDSGSLKSGALVWHDAWFIPANTPPFAAEIITTHHQDYYNGKQLEADEMESPIPNQQIATQGSFYFVIESAPGAQAWAAYAQNLLFQALQTQGAGSKTASGYGYFTVADDDALGKIKHIQEEQQQALAAQQKAAELAAMPAHQQFIQTWQERMEEQPNKIIGNQAHDKLYQEWKAALQTAAESPDFNAAEKKEIADVFAVKKMMAKYAKWLTDKRGKELKPILAKLRGE; encoded by the coding sequence ATGACCATATCACTCATGCGGGAAAGCCTGAAAAAACTCATTTCAGACGACCTAAAAGATGCGCATGCCGGTTTGCTCATGCAGCGCGGCCTGACCAAATGGGACAAAGACGACAAACAAGCCAAAGCAGAGCTGATTCAAAAAATCGTCAAAATTCCCACTCCCAAAAAAGACAGCCTGTACGCACTTGCCTTCACACGCTGGGTGCGGGCCACTTCCGATACCGACCGCTTCGCCACACTTGCCGCCGGCATTTCAGGCAGGCTCTATACAGGCCTCAACAGCGCAGGCGCACTGGAAACAGGCATCAGCACCAGCCACACCTACGGCATGCCCCTCATCGCAGGCTCCTCCGTCAAAGGCATCGCCCGCAGCCATGCCGAAAGCCTTGGGCTGGATAAAGCCCACCTGACCGTATTGTTCGGCGACGACAGCGACTCAGGCAGCCTGAAATCAGGCGCACTCGTTTGGCACGACGCATGGTTCATCCCCGCCAACACCCCGCCCTTTGCCGCAGAAATCATCACCACCCACCACCAAGATTACTACAACGGCAAACAGCTCGAAGCCGACGAAATGGAATCCCCCATCCCCAATCAGCAAATCGCCACACAAGGCAGCTTCTATTTCGTCATCGAAAGCGCACCGGGCGCGCAGGCATGGGCGGCATACGCCCAAAACCTACTGTTTCAAGCCTTGCAGACACAAGGCGCAGGCAGCAAAACCGCATCCGGCTACGGCTATTTTACAGTTGCAGATGACGATGCCCTTGGGAAAATCAAGCACATCCAAGAAGAGCAGCAACAAGCCCTGGCCGCGCAACAAAAAGCCGCCGAGCTTGCCGCCATGCCAGCGCATCAACAGTTTATCCAAACATGGCAAGAACGAATGGAGGAGCAACCAAACAAGATCATAGGCAACCAAGCACACGACAAACTCTATCAAGAATGGAAGGCAGCCCTGCAAACCGCCGCAGAAAGCCCCGATTTCAACGCGGCAGAGAAAAAAGAAATTGCTGACGTGTTTGCCGTCAAAAAGATGATGGCAAAATACGCGAAATGGCTGACCGACAAGCGCGGCAAAGAGCTGAAACCCATCCTGGCGAAGCTGCGCGGCGAATAG